Proteins found in one Reinekea thalattae genomic segment:
- a CDS encoding ClpXP protease specificity-enhancing factor, producing MSSMTSNKPYMIRAVYDWVLDNACTPHLVLVAEYPGTEVPQDFVRDGQLTLNISPSAVRDLNIGNESVTFNARFGGIPMDIVVPIGAVVAVFAKENGQGMGFEVEPPEDPIEPDDNSGDKKPGLRVVK from the coding sequence ATGTCGTCGATGACATCGAATAAGCCCTATATGATTCGTGCGGTATATGACTGGGTTCTGGATAATGCGTGCACACCTCACTTGGTGTTGGTTGCTGAATATCCGGGCACAGAGGTGCCGCAAGACTTTGTCCGCGATGGCCAGTTGACGTTAAATATAAGTCCTAGTGCTGTTCGTGATTTAAATATAGGTAATGAGAGTGTGACATTTAACGCTCGTTTCGGTGGTATTCCTATGGATATCGTTGTGCCGATTGGTGCGGTCGTGGCCGTGTTTGCTAAAGAAAATGGCCAGGGTATGGGGTTTGAAGTTGAACCGCCGGAAGATCCAATTGAGCCTGATGATAACTCTGGTGATAAAAA